From one Lotus japonicus ecotype B-129 chromosome 3, LjGifu_v1.2 genomic stretch:
- the LOC130746840 gene encoding prohibitin-1, mitochondrial: MNLKNVKVPNVPGGGASALLKLGVIGGLGLYAVTHSLYNVEGGHRAIVFNRLVGVKDKVYPEGTHFILPWFERPVIYDVRARPHLVESTSGSRDLQMVKIGLRVLTRPLPSELPTVYRSLGENYNERVLPSIIHETLKAVVAQYNASQLITQREAVSREIRKILTERAANFNIALDDVSITSLTFGREFTAAIEAKQVAAQEAERAKFVVEKAEQDKRSAIIRAQGEAQSAILIGQAIANNPAFITLRKIEAARDIAHTVANSSNKVYLNSDDLLLNLQGMDVEPKKK, encoded by the exons ATGAATCTGAAGAACGTGAAAGTTCCAAATGTTCCTGGTGGTGGTGCCTCTGCATTGCTGAAGCTGGGGGTTATTGGTGGGCTTGGCTTGTATGCAGTTACTCACAGTCTCTACAATGTTGAAGGAGGGCACCGCGCTATTGTTTTCAACCGTCTTGTCGGTGTCAAAGACAAG GTCTATCCTGAAGGGACGCACTTCATACTTCCATGGTTTGAGAGGCCGGTGATCTATGATGTCCGTGCACGACCACACCTAGTGGAGAGTACATCGGGGAGTCGTGATCTCCAAATG GTGAAAATTGGACTTCGAGTCCTTACCCGTCCTTTGCCAAGCGAGTTACCCACGGTCTATCGGTCCCTTGGAGAGAATTATAATGAAAGGGTTTTACCTTCGATTATCCATGAAACTTTGAAAGCTGTGGTTGCCCAGTACAATGCCAGCCAGCTTATTACTCAGCGAGAG GCTGTTAGTCGGGAAATCCGGAAGATTCTGACTGAGAGGGCAGCCAACTTCAATATTGCCCTTGACGATGTGTCAATTACTAGTCTCACATTTGGCAGGGAGTTTACTGCTGCAATTGAAGCCAAGCAGGTGGCTGCACAAGAAGCTGAGAGAGCTAAATTTGTTGTTGAAAAAGCTGAGCAAGACAAGAGAAGTGCTATCATCAGAGCTCAG GGTGAGGCTCAAAGTGCCATACTGATTGGGCAAGCTATCGCCAACAATCCAGCTTTCATCACACTGAGGAAGATAGAAGCCGCAAGAGATATCGCACATACTGTAGCAAATTCATCAAATAAGGTTTACCTAAATTCAGATGATCTGTTGCTGAATCTCCAGGGGATGGATGTGGAACCCAAGAAAAAGTAA
- the LOC130746841 gene encoding fasciclin-like arabinogalactan protein 13, whose protein sequence is MAFSKPLALILLTFLSLFASKIQAQAPAPAPSGPVNLTAILEKAGQYTTLIRLLKESQQLTQIESQLNSTTQGFTLFAPTDNAFQNLKSGAINDLTDDQKVKLILYHVTPKYYSLSDLQTVSNPVRTQASEKEGSWGLNFKGQGNQVNVTTGVVTTSINNDLRQQFPLAIYQVDKVLLPLELFGAKSPSSAPSPKSSETTPSDETPSSGKKGGAPSPAASQKDNGVAGRNVGLGLVLGLGFICMGALS, encoded by the coding sequence ATGGCATTCTCCAAACCTCTTGCTCTCATTCTCCTCACATTCCTCTCCCTCTTCGCTTCTAAAATCCAAGCCCAAGCCCCGGCACCGGCTCCCTCCGGCCCGGTGAACTTAACCGCAATCCTCGAAAAAGCCGGGCAATACACCACCCTCATCCGCCTCCTCAAGGAATCCCAACAACTCACCCAAATTGAGAGCCAACTCAACTCCACCACCCAAGGCTTCACCCTCTTCGCCCCGACCGACAACGCCTTCCAAAACCTCAAGTCTGGCGCCATCAATGACCTCACCGATGACCAGAAAGTGAAGCTCATTCTCTACCATGTCACGCCAAAGTACTACTCCCTCTCCGATCTCCAAACAGTGAGCAACCCCGTGAGGACACAGGCTTCTGAGAAAGAAGGCTCTTGGGGGCTTAACTTCAAGGGTCAAGGGAACCAAGTGAATGTGACCACCGGGGTGGTCACTACTTCTATCAACAACGATTTGAGGCAACAGTTCCCTCTGGCGATTTACCAAGTGGACAAGGTGTTGTTGCCATTGGAGCTTTTTGGAGCCAAGTCTCCATCTTCAGCTCCATCTCCTAAGTCATCTGAAACAACTCCCTCTGATGAGACACCGAGCTCCGGAAAGAAGGGTGGAGCTCCGTCGCCGGCGGCTAGCCAGAAGGATAATGGTGTGGCTGGGAGGAATGTGGGTTTGGGATTGGTTCTTGGGCTTGGATTCATTTGCATGGGAGCTCTCTCTTGA
- the LOC130742905 gene encoding 60S ribosomal protein L9-like — translation MKKIFSSETMDIPDGVSIKVEGPRGDFQLITDENGKKKLKIEAWFGTHKMRLIYAHFPINASITNHNKGIKIHSFLLFVRKVDMLDGVSIVQSEKVKDELVFDGNDIELVSRSCALINQNKDIRKFLDGIYVSEKGTALIKKVVKKIVMGKKIGACI, via the exons ATGAAGAAGATCTTTTCATCAGAGACCATGGACATCCCCGACGGCGTGAGCATCAAGGTTGAAGGCCCTCGTGGGGATTTCCAGCTCATCACCGATGAGAACGGcaagaagaagctcaagatcGAGGCCTGGTTCGGTACCCACAAGATGAGGCTCATCTATGCCCATTTTCCCATCAATGCTAGCATCACTAATCACAACAAGGGCATCAAGATCCATAGCTTTCTACTTTTC GTGAGGAAAGTGGATATGCTTGATGGAGTTTCCATTGTGCAATCTGAGAAGGTGAAGGATGAGTTGGTTTTCGATGGAAATGACATTGAGCTTGTTTCTAGGTCATGTGCCCTTATCAATCAG AACAAGGATATCAGGAAGTTTCTTGATGGTATTTATGTTAGTGAGAAGGGGACCGCATTAATAAAGAAG GTGGTGAAAAAGATCGTTATGGGGAAAAAGATTGGAGCATGTATTTAG
- the LOC130746842 gene encoding uncharacterized protein LOC130746842: MAKNNKYASINFNHIYEKSITTKNTTTTTNPSKNPSLAPSSSYASASYSAVSAPNKPHGRILVLTRPTPKPVTHPTTPAPPQPQPPSQPSPIQRAPDHPRPEPGSDAISLRPLGRTGSGPSLAVPNQEKDRELPSPRQPLKPNKFVPPHLRPGYVPKEDPGRFGENGRPKSGGLERMRRGGGSDVGRGVRPSSSG; encoded by the coding sequence ATGGCAAAAAACAACAAGTATGCTTCCATTAACTTCAACCACATCTACGAGAAATCCATAACCACCAagaacaccaccaccaccaccaacccatCCAAGAACCCTTCTCTTGCTCCTTCTTCTTCATACGCTTCCGCTTCCTATTCTGCTGTTTCCGCACCCAACAAACCCCATGGCCGGATCCTCGTCCTGACCCGACCCACTCCCAAACCCGTCACGCACCCCACCACGCCTGCACCGCCACAGCCACAACCACCTTCCCAACCCAGCCCGATCCAACGTGCCCCGGATCACCCCCGCCCCGAACCGGGATCGGACGCGATCTCGCTTCGCCCGTTGGGTCGAACCGGAAGCGGCCCATCACTTGCTGTACCGAACCAGGAGAAGGATAGGGAGTTGCCCTCTCCGCGGCAGCCTCTGAAGCCGAACAAGTTCGTGCCGCCGCACCTTCGGCCCGGGTATGTGCCGAAGGAAGACCCGGGTCGGTTCGGGGAAAACGGGCGACCCAAGTCGGGTGGGCTCGAGAGGATGAGGAGGGGTGGCGGGTCGGATGTGGGTCGTGGGGTTCGACCAAGTTCGAGTGGATGA
- the LOC130746843 gene encoding ras-related protein Rab11B-like → MGTSDEDYDYLFKLVLIGDSGVGKSNLLSRFTRNEFNLESKSTIGVEFATRSVRIHDKTVKAQIWDTAGQERYRAITSAYYRGAVGALIVYDVTRQVTFENVQRWLKELRDHTDANIVIMLVGNKADLRHLRAVPTEEATAFAERENTYFMETSALESLNVDNAFIEVLSEIYNVVSRKTLEKGNDPGALPQGQTINLGDVSAVKKPGCCSA, encoded by the exons ATGGGTACTTCCGATGAGGACTACGACTACTTGTTCAAGCTGGTGTTGATCGGAGACTCCGGTGTCGGCAAGTCCAACCTGCTTTCTCGATTCACCCGGAACGAGTTCAACTTGGAGTCCAAGTCCACCATCGGCGTTGAATTCGCCACCCGCAGCGTCCGCATCCATGATAAGACTGTCAAGGCGCAAATCTGGGACACCGCTGGTCAAGAAAG ATACCGTGCAATCACAAGTGCTTACTATAGAGGAGCTGTTGGTGCATTGATTGTGTATGATGTGACCAGGCAAGTGACTTTTGAAAACGTGCAGAGGTGGCTGAAGGAGCTTAGGGATCACACTGATGCCAACATTGTAATCATGCTTGTTGGAAACAAGGCAGATCTTCGCCATTTGCGTGCCGTGCCCACTGAAGAAGCCACTGCATTTGCTGAGAGAGAAAACACCTATTTCATGGAGACCTCTGCACTGGAGTCCTTGAACGTGGACAATGCTTTCATAGAAGTGCTCTCTGAGATATACAATGTTGTGAGCAGGAAGACTCTTGAGAAGGGGAATGACCCTGGGGCCTTGCCTCAGGGGCAGACCATCAACCTTGGTGATGTTTCAGCAGTTAAAAAGCCTGGATGCTGCTCGGCGTAG
- the LOC130746844 gene encoding rac-like GTP-binding protein RAC2 has translation MSTARFIKCVTVGDGAVGKTCMLISYTSNTFPTDYVPTVFDNFSANVVVDGSTVNLGLWDTAGQEDYNRLRPLSYRGADVFLLAFSLLSRASYENISKKWIPELRHYAPTVPIVLVGTKLDLREDRQYLIDHPGATPITTAQGEELKKAIGAAVYLECSSKTQQNVKAVFDAAIKVVLQPPKPKKKRKKTRPCVFL, from the exons ATGAGCACAGCTAGATTCATCAAGTGTGTTACTGTTGGAGATGGAGCAGTGGGAAAGACCTGTATGCTTATCTCTTACACCAGCAACACATTCCCAACG GATTATGTGCCTACTGTTTTTGATAACTTCAGTGCAAATGTGGTGGTTGATGGCAGCACAGTTAACCTGGGATTATGGGACACTGCTG GACAGGAGGATTACAATAGGCTTAGGCCTTTGAGCTACAGAGGAGCAGATGTGTTCTTGCTGGCTTTTTCCCTCCTTAGCAGAGCCAGCTATGAAAATATCTCCAAAAAG TGGATTCCTGAACTGAGACACTATGCCCCAACTGTGCCAATTGTTCTTGTGGGAACCAAACTTG ATTTGAGGGAAGACAGGCAGTATTTGATTGATCATCCTGGAGCCACACCTATTACTACTGCCCAG GGAGAAGAGCTGAAGAAGGCAATTGGTGCTGCTGTGTACCTAGAATGCAGCTCAAAGACTCAACAG AATGTGAAGGCTGTGTTTGATGCTGCTATCAAGGTTGTTTTGCAGCCACCTAAACCAAAGAAAAAACGAAAGAAGACCAGACCATGCGTTTTCCTTTAA
- the LOC130744908 gene encoding LOB domain-containing protein 2, whose translation MERRTNGTHFACAACKHQRKKCNENCILAPVFPASKTREFHAVHKVFGVSNVTKLVKIAKDEEDRRRVLDSLIWEAMCRQKDPILGPYGEYMKIYNEYKKVFNELTIYKNQKFLLQLPYQGDQPNCVHQDLIALRGGKELNHKGEVVVDDELVNYVNDNNDCVIDSTMYGGYHSNYLHDFENMMRPEVVTPFQQHPRPH comes from the coding sequence ATGGAAAGAAGAACAAACGGAACACATTTTGCGTGTGCTGCATGCAAGCATCAAAGGAAGAAATGCAATGAAAATTGCATATTGGCCCCTGTTTTTCCAGCAAGTAAAACTCGTGAATTCCACGCGGTACATAAGGTTTTCGGTGTCAGCAACGTAACAAAGCTAGTGAAAATTGCAAAGGATGAGGAAGATCGAAGAAGAGTGCTAGACTCATTAATATGGGAAGCAATGTGCAGGCAAAAAGACCCTATACTTGGCCCTTATGGAGAGTACATGAAAATTTACAATGAGTATAAGAAAGTGTTCAATGAGCTAACCATATACAAGAATCAAAAGTTCCTATTGCAATTGCCATATCAAGGTGACCAACCAAACTGTGTTCATCAAGATTTGATTGCATTGAGGGGGGGCAAAGAATTGAATCATAAAGGAGAAGTAGTGGTTGATGATGAATTGGTTAATTATGTTAATGATAATAATGATTGTGTTATCGATTCAACTATGTATGGTGGCTATCATTCAAATTATTTACACGATTTTGAGAATATGATGAGGCCGGAAGTTGTGACTCCATTCCAACAGCATCCTCGTCCACACTAA
- the LOC130746845 gene encoding pentatricopeptide repeat-containing protein At1g06270 yields MVVGAILRHRFLLHFSPISNQCSSVRLVSSLQKVEQAVRAEVEAKNYIKIPDLLMSLESCQNSNPFSFLSSFPQTLQVQIVDEMLQSFIPLRPRSKPQLAYSYILSYTLQSSHPFPVALAVLQRTLRSGCLPVPQTHVLLSSAWLDRRLLPLSVANILLEMPSIGYHPDCGTCNYLLSSLCAVDQLAEAVKVLKGMGGAGCIPDSNSYGIVIGAMCRVRKTSEAQDLMKQMVVKYGLTPGQGTLVGLFAALRANRDIRQAIEMIEFLEKEGYSVGFESYEVVIEGCLEKREYVLAGKVVIRMTERGFIPYIRVRQKIIEGLASINEWKIACAVRQRFAALKS; encoded by the coding sequence ATGGTGGTTGGAGCAATATTGCGCCATAGATTTCTTCTTCACTTCAGTCCTATTTCAAACCAATGTTCTTCAGTTCGTTTAGTGTCTTCTTTGCAAAAGGTTGAGCAGGCTGTTAGAGCTGAAGTAGAAGCCAAAAACTACATCAAAATTCCTGACCTTCTCATGTCCTTGGAGTCCTGCCAAAACTCAaatcctttttcttttctttcttcttttcctcaAACCTTACAAGTACAAATTGTTGATGAAATGTTGCAATCTTTTATACCTCTTAGACCTCGCTCTAAACCTCAGCTAGCCTATTCCTACATTCTTTCTTATACCCTCCAAAGTTCACATCCCTTCCCTGTTGCACTTGCTGTCCTACAACGGACTCTACGTTCTGGTTGTCTTCCAGTTCCTCAGACACATGTTCTCCTCTCATCTGCTTGGTTAGACAGGCGACTTCTGCCTCTTTCTGTAGCTAATATTTTACTTGAGATGCCGTCAATTGGATATCATCCTGACTGTGGGACTTGTAATTATCTACTATCATCCCTTTGTGCTGTTGATCAATTAGCGGAGGCTGTTAAAGTCCTGAAGGGCATGGGTGGAGCAGGATGTATTCCTGATTCAAATAGTTATGGCATTGTCATTGGTGCGATGTGCAGAGTGAGGAAGACTTCTGAGGCACAGGATTTGATGAAACAAATGGTGGTGAAATATGGGTTGACCCCAGGACAGGGAACACTGGTGGGATTGTTTGCAGCATTACGGGCAAACAGGGACATAAGACAAGCTATCGAGATGATTGAATTCCTGGAGAAAGAGGGTTACTCTGTTGGATTTGAGAGTTATGAAGTGGTAATTGAAGGATGCTTGGAGAAACGTGAGTATGTTTTGGCTGGAAAGGTTGTGATAAGGATGACAGAAAGAGGTTTTATACCATATATCAGAGTCAGGCAGAAGATAATTGAAGGTTTAGCCAGTATCAATGAGTGGAAGATAGCTTGTGCTGTGAGACAAAGATTTGCAGCACTTAAATCTTAG
- the LOC130744909 gene encoding LOW QUALITY PROTEIN: cysteine endopeptidase RepA-like (The sequence of the model RefSeq protein was modified relative to this genomic sequence to represent the inferred CDS: inserted 2 bases in 2 codons; substituted 1 base at 1 genomic stop codon) — translation MDGWAFSAVAAVEGTNKIKTGKLVSLSEQQLIDCDIRNGNQGCEGGEMETAFTYISKHGRLATDEAYPYQGTDGXLNKAKARDHAVTIGGYEKVSAGNKKMLKSAVVHQPVSVATDAGGYTFQFYSKCIFSGSYGKNLNHGMTIIGXEENGKKYRIVKSSWGNDCGESSXVRMKRGARNKGGTCGIAMDATYPVKH, via the exons GTTGGGCATTCTCCGCAGTGGCAGCTGTTGAAGGCaccaacaaaataaaaacagggAAGTTGGTTTCTCTGTCTGAACAACAGCTGATAGATTGTGATATTAGAAATGGGAACCAAGGCTGTGAAGGTGGCGAGATGGAAACAGCTTTCACCTACATCAGCAAGCACGGTCGGCTTGCCACTGATGAAGCGTATCCTTATCAAGGAACAGATG AACTCAACAAGGCCAAAGCTAGAGACCATGCAGTCACCATAGGTGGCTATGAAAAGGTATCTGCTGGTAATAAGAAAATGCTAAAATCTGCAGTTGTTCATCAACCTGTCTCTGTTGCAACTGATGCTGGAGGTTATACATtccaattttattcaaaatgTATTTTTTCGGGAAGTTACGGAAAGAACCTCAATCATGGCATGACAATAATTG ATGAAGAAAATGGTAAAAAGTACAGGATTGTGAAAAGTTCATGGGGAAATGACTGCGGTGAATCTAGTTAGGTTAGGATGAAGCGGGGTGCTAGGAATAAAGGTGGTACTTGTGGCATTGCCATGGATGCTACCTACCCTGTCAAGCATTAA